The following coding sequences are from one Lolium rigidum isolate FL_2022 chromosome 6, APGP_CSIRO_Lrig_0.1, whole genome shotgun sequence window:
- the LOC124666446 gene encoding cysteine proteinase EP-B 2-like, translated as MGQLSKKLLLLAAMVAAALAVAELCGAIPMVDKDLESEEALWDLYERWQSAHRVPRHHAEKHRRFGTFKSNARFIHSHNKRGDRPYRLRLNRFGDMARDEFRATFAGSRINDLRHDLPEAPAIPGFMYASANVSDLPKSVDWRQKGAVTGVKDQGKCGSCWAFSTVVSVEGINAIRTGKLVSLSEQELVDCDTTDNNGCQGGLMDNAFEYIKNNGGLATEDAYPYHAANGTCDAVREKKSPVLVHIDGHQDVPANSEEGLAKAVANQPVSVAIDASGQAFQFYSEGVFTGDCGTELDHGVAVVGYGVADDGMAYWTVKNSWGTKWGEKGYIRMQKDGGSDGGLCGIAMEASYPVKTPSKPKPTPRRALGTRESQ; from the coding sequence ATGGGGCAGCTCAGCAAGAAGCTTCTCCTCCTGGCGGCCATGGTCGCGGCGGCACTGGCCGTGGCGGAGCTATGCGGCGCCATCCCGATGGTGGACAAGGACCTGGAGTCGGAGGAGGCGCTGTGGGACCTGTACGAGCGGTGGCAGAGCGCGCACCGTGTGCCGCGCCACCACGCCGAGAAGCACCGCCGCTTCGGCACCTTCAAGTCCAACGCCCGCTTCATCCACTCCCACAACAAGCGCGGTGACCGCCCCTACCGCCTCCGCCTCAACCGCTTCGGCGACATGGCCCGCGACGAGTTCCGCGCCACCTTCGCTGGATCCCGCATCAACGACCTCCGCCACGACCTCCCCGAGGCGCCGGCCATCCCCGGGTTCATGTACGCCAGCGCGAACGTCTCCGACCTCCCCAAGTCCGTCGACTGGCGGCAGAAGGGCGCAGTGACGGGGGTCAAGGACCAGGGTAAGTGCGGCAGCTGCTGGGCCTTCTCCACCGTGGTGTCCGTGGAGGGCATCAACGCGATCCGGACCGGCAAGCTGGTGTCCCTGTCGGAGCAGGAGCTGGTCGACTGCGACACGACAGACAACAACGGGTGCCAGGGCGGCCTCATGGACAATGCCTTCGAGTACATCAAGAATAACGGCGGGCTCGCCACCGAGGACGCCTACCCGTACCATGCCGCCAACGGCACCTGCGACGCCGTGAGAGAGAAGAAATCCCCCGTGCTGGTGCACATCGACGGCCACCAGGACGTGCCCGCCAACAGCGAGGAGGGGCTTGCCAAGGCCGTGGCGAACCAGCCCGTGTCCGTCGCTATCGATGCCAGCGGCCAGGCGTTCCAGTTCTACTCCGAGGGGGTGTTCACCGGCGACTGCGGGACCGAGCTGGACCATGGCGTGGCCGTGGTCGGGTATGGCGTGGCGGACGACGGCATGGCGTACTGGACGGTGAAGAACTCGTGGGGGACGAAGTGGGGGGAGAAGGGGTATATCAGGATGCAGAAGGATGGAGGCTCCGATGGCGGGCTCTGTGGTATCGCCATGGAAGCGTCCTACCCCGTCAAGACCCCGAGCAAACCCAAGCCCACGCCCAGGCGCGCGCTCGGTACAAGGGAGTCCCAGTGA
- the LOC124662580 gene encoding lysine-specific demethylase JMJ705-like yields the protein MPSSPPPPPGPSGELVPPWLRALPLAPEFHPTEAEFADPVAYILKIEPAAAPYGICKIVPPCAPPPRKTTLANLARSFSALPSSSPTFPARHQYVGLYARRPLPAVQTAWLSARRYTLQQFESRAAAARGPLLARLGVPASSRLSPLDHDALFWRAAAADRPATVDYASDLPGSGFSAPSPRHHHPAAQQRHVGDTAWNMRAAARSPGSLLRFARDEVPGVTTPMLYVGTLFAWFAWHVEDHDLHSLNYMHFGAAKTWYGVPRDAALAFEDVVRLRGYGGEVNPVETFATLGKKTTVMSPEVFVESGVPCCRLVQNAGEFVVTFPGSYHSGFSHGFNCGEASNIATPEWLTVAKEAAIRRASTNRPPMLSHYQLLYELALSMGIRDPSIGVMEPRSSRLKEKKKGEGGQLVKKLFVQNVIQDNELLSCLLNDGSSCIVLPITAHDGPVLSALRSRYQLRPKSNLSDNLCSSGETLEASRCLLQNEAFDLNGKIRNCSAFSPDTHNAEGDEVDVISAAGLLDQGLLSCVSCGILSFSCVAVIKPRECTSNYFMSSDYNLISDKLFASGGSHLANATGREGTSGGILRPGFESYGNEMLSDAEPVNGNSALDPLVAAYGDQSDSNEDIRNKKLKVSHESMELSGQMTEPQHNGSSNICCDGTKISSSSDKCHQIPSSQSSLCIGGSGISDGPRGVRTRNKYKLKQALSEGFQLKDNRLTMEQKVLPEPSSPNKILKEGPLDASGTDYHCICNSTAIVMDDPGTSAATMNNLNKPIVKFDKDSSRMHVFCLEHAVEVEKQLRAIGGANVILLCRPEYLKIEAEARSLAAEMEVEYDWKGIHFREAKREDREMIQELLQDEESIPTSSDWTVKLGINLYYSANLSKSPIHNKQIPYNRVIYRAFGCNSPNNSPEDLKTCERSQGRQKKIVIAGRWCGKVWMSDQVHPILAQRIEGSELEESDDSGGVAASKRSTATAVMKSSKRRENMTLEETDTKRLKQTEEYSPKVLKRVAQVSFPSPTGAVLRVSSRIANRPNKVKSEMTEEEDDDPASCPKSKVTSRWRTRAPQKTEVEGSPVSSDRNWDLYPRKHRTRTEAKIQLKKSTGEKKRTPRDPVHAEEYMCSIEGCYTSFDTEKELSMHERDVCPVNGCGKKFITHKYLLQHHKVHTDDRPLKCPWEGCGMAFKWAWARTEHLRVHTGDRPYVCHEPGCAQTFRFVSDFSRHKRNTGHSPKGTRTEA from the exons ATGccgtcatcgccgccgccgccgcccggtccGTCGGGCGAACTGGTGCCGCCGTGGCTGAGAGCCCTGCCGCTGGCGCCGGAGTTCCACCCCACGGAGGCCGAGTTCGCCGACCCCGTCGCCTACATCCTCAAGATCgagcccgccgccgcgccctacGGCATCTGCAAGATCGTCCCGCCCTGCGCGCCGCCGCCCAGGAAGACCACCCTCGCCAACCTCGCCCGCTCCTTCTCCGcactcccctcctcctccccgacCTTCCCGGCCCGCCACCAGTACGTCGGCCTCTACGCGCGCCGCCCGCTGCCGGCGGTCCAGACCGCCTGGCTCTCCGCGCGCCGCTACACGCTGCAGCAGTTCGAGTCCCGCGCGGCCGCCGCCCGCGGCCCGCTCCTCGCCCGCCTCGGCGTGCCCGCCTCCAGCCGCCTCTCCCCGCTCGACCACGACGCGCTCTtctggcgcgccgccgccgccgaccgcccCGCCACCGTCGACTACGCCAGCGACCTCCCCGGCTCCGGCTTCTCCGCCCCCTCCCCGCGGCACCACCACCCCGCGGCGCAGCAGCGCCACGTCGGCGACACGGCCTGGAACATGCGCGCCGCCGCCAGGAGCCCCGGCTCGCTGCTGCGGTTCGCGCGCGACGAGGTGCCCGGGGTCACCACCCCCATGCTCTACGTCGGCACGCTCTTCGCCTGGTTCGCCTGGCACGTCGAGGACCACGACCTCCACAGCCTCAACTACATGCACTTCGGCGCCGCCAAGACCTGGTACGGGGTGCCGCGCGACGCCGCGCTCGCGTTCGAGGACGTCGTGCGCCTGCGCGGATACGGCGGGGAGGTCAACCCCGTAG AGACCTTCGCGACGCTGGGGAAGAAAACTACCGTCATGTCCCCTGAGGTGTTCGTGGAATCAGGGGTGCCCTGCTGCAGGTTGGTGCAGAATGCAGGGGAGTTCGTGGTCACTTTCCCGGGATCATACCACAGCGGTTTCAGCCATG GTTTCAACTGCGGTGAGGCATCAAATATAGCTACTCCTGAATGGTTGACAGTAGCGAAAGAGGCAGCAATCCGGAGGGCATCAACCAACCGACCCCCCATGCTTTCGCACTATCAGCTGCTTTATGAACTTGCACTGTCAATGGGCATCAG GGACCCATCCATCGGGGTAATGGAACCACGGAGTTCTAGATtaaaggaaaagaagaagggCGAAGGAGGGCAATTGGTCAAGAAGTTATTTGTCCAAAATGTTATTCAAGACAATGAACTGCTTAGTTGTCTTCTGAATGATGGATCTTCTTGTATTGTTCTTCCTATAACTGCTCATGATGGTCCTGTTCTTTCAGCTCTGCGCTCAAGATACCAATTAAGACCTAAATCCAATTTGTCAGATAACCTATGCAGTAGTGGAGAAACTCTGGAAGCCTCGAGATGCTTACTGCAGAATGAAGCATTTGATTTGAATGGTAAAATTAGAAACTGCAGTGCTTT TTCACCTGACACACATAATGCAGAAGGTGATGAGGTGGATGTAATCAGTGCTGCTGGACTATTAGATCAGGGTTTATTATCCTGTGTCAGCTGTGGGATTTTAAGTTTCTCGTGTGTGGCTGTCATCAAACCAAGAGAGTGTACATCAAACTACTTCATGTCTTCTGATTATAATTTGATTAGTGATAAGCTTTTTGCATCTGGAGGGAGTCATCTGGCAAATGCAACAGGAAGAGAAGGGACTAGTGGTGGCATTCTAA GACCCGGTTTTGAATCGTATGGCAATGAAATGCTTTCTGATGCTGAACCTGTCAACGGAAATTCTGCTCTTGATCCTCTGGTGGCTGCTTATGGAGATCAATCAGATTCCAACGAAGATATTCGGAACAAAAAACTTAAGGTCTCTCATGAATCCATGGAATTATCGGGGCAGATGACTGAACCACAGCACAATGGCTCAAGTAATATCTGTTGTGATGGAACGAAGATTTCCTCAAGTAGCGACAAATGCCACCAAATTCCATCATCCCAGAGCTCTCTGTGTATTGGTGGCTCAGGTATTTCAGATGGACCAAGAGGTGTTCGCACAAGAAACAAATATAAACTTAAGCAGGCTCTGTCTGAAGGTTTTCAGCTAAAGGATAATCGTCTGACAATGGAACAGAAGGTTCTACCTGAACCGTCAAGCCCAAATAAGATTCTGAAGGAGGGGCCACTTGATGCCAGCGGCACAGATTATCATTGTATATGTAACAGCACCGCAATCGTTATGGATGACCCTGGAACCTCTGCTGCTACAATGAACAACTTAAATAAACCGATTGTGAAGTTTGATAAGGATTCATCAAGAATGCATGTATTTTGTCTTGAGCATGCTGTTGAGGTTGAGAAGCAACTTCGAGCGATTGGTGGTGCAAATGTTATTCTTTTATGTCGTCCAG AATATCTTAAAATAGAAGCAGAAGCAAGGTCGTTAGCTGCAGAAATGGAAGTTGAGTATGACTGGAAGGGTATCCATTTCAGGGAAGCCAAAAGGGAGGACAGGGAGATGATACAAGAACTTCTGCAGGATGAGGAATCAATACCAACAAGCAGTGACTGGACTGTAAAACTGGGAATTAATCTTTACTACAGTGCAAATCTGTCCAAATCTCCTATACACAACAAACAAATACCATACAACAGGGTCATCTATAGGGCATTTGGCTGCAATTCTCCAAACAACTCACCGGAAGATCTGAAAACTTGCGAGAGGAGTCAAGGCAGGCAGAAGAAAATAGTCATTGCTGGCAGGTGGTGTGGGAAAGTATGGATGTCAGACCAGGTCCATCCAATCCTAGCTCAGAGAATTGAAGGCAGTGAACTGGAAGAGAGTGACGATTCTGGTGGAGTGGCAGCCTCCAAAAGAAGCACTGCAACAGCTGTAATGAAATCAAGCAAGAGAAGGGAGAACATGACTCTGGAGGAAACAGATACCAAGAGGCTCAAACAAACTGAGGAGTACAGCCCCAAAGTATTAAAACGTGTTGCTCAAGTGTCCTTCCCTTCACCAACTGGAGCTGTTCTCCGTGTTAGCTCCAGGATTGCCAATAGACCAAACAAGGTGAAATCAGAGATgacagaagaagaagatgatgatcctGCTAGCTGTCCGAAGTCAAAGGTTACTTCCCGTTGGCGAACAAGAGCACCACAGAAGACTGAAGTCGAA GGTTCTCCTGTGAGCTCTGACCGTAATTGGGATTTGTATCCGCGTAAGCACCGAACCAGAACAGAAGCAAAGATCCAACTGAAGAAATCTACAGGAGAGAAGAAGAGGACTCCAAGAGATCCAGTGCACGCCGAAGAGTACATGTGCAGCATCGAGGGCTGTTATACAAGCTTCGACACGGAAAAGGAACTCTCCATGCACGAGCGCGACGTCTGCCCCGTCAATGGCTGCGGGAAGAAGTTCATCACGCACAAGTACCTGCTGCAGCACCACAAGGTTCACACGGATGACCGCCCGCTGAAGTGCCCGTGGGAGGGCTGCGGCATGGCGTTCAAGTGGGCCTGGGCAAGGACGGAGCATCTCAGGGTTCATACGGGCGACAGGCCCTACGTTTGCCATGAGCCAGGGTGTGCACAGACGTTCAGGTTCGTGTCAGATTTCAGCCGTCACAAGCGCAACACGGGCCATTCACCCAAGGGGACGAGAACGGAGGCCTGA